One window of Corynebacterium accolens genomic DNA carries:
- the pgl gene encoding 6-phosphogluconolactonase, whose product MVTLHRVSDVDDLISQAALKFIETIAGIQAGNGGLHGDGVARVVLTGGGAGIGLLHELARLDFAAQQQGENYPALRIDWSRVHIFFGDERNVPVSDPDSNEGQARSALLDHVDIPDQNIHGFDLGAVSMEAAANAYEPELKDFAPLGFDLHLLGMGAEGHINSMFPHSPAIREQEELAVPVHDSPKPPSERITLTLPAVNRSERVWLLVAGEEKATAAKNIVDGVDAEECPAAGAQGTKETILFLADDAAQEL is encoded by the coding sequence ATGGTAACGCTTCACCGCGTCAGCGATGTAGATGACCTTATTTCCCAAGCCGCACTCAAATTCATTGAAACCATCGCCGGTATTCAAGCCGGCAACGGTGGCCTCCATGGTGACGGCGTGGCAAGAGTCGTACTAACTGGCGGGGGCGCAGGAATTGGGCTGCTGCACGAGCTCGCGCGCTTGGACTTCGCCGCACAGCAGCAAGGCGAGAACTACCCCGCCTTGCGCATCGATTGGTCCCGCGTGCACATCTTCTTTGGCGATGAGCGCAATGTCCCGGTCAGCGACCCAGATTCCAACGAAGGCCAAGCGCGTTCCGCGCTGCTCGATCACGTGGATATCCCAGATCAGAATATCCACGGGTTCGACCTCGGTGCGGTCTCCATGGAGGCGGCCGCCAATGCCTACGAGCCAGAGTTGAAGGACTTCGCGCCTTTAGGCTTCGACCTCCACCTTTTGGGCATGGGTGCAGAAGGCCACATTAACTCCATGTTCCCCCACTCTCCTGCCATCCGTGAGCAGGAAGAACTCGCGGTACCGGTACACGATTCGCCGAAGCCGCCCAGCGAGCGCATCACCCTGACGTTGCCGGCGGTCAATAGGTCTGAGCGCGTCTGGCTCTTGGTCGCCGGGGAAGAAAAGGCCACTGCCGCAAAGAACATCGTTGACGGCGTCGACGCTGAAGAATGCCCGGCCGCTGGTGCGCAAGGGACGAAGGAAACGATCCTCTTCCTTGCAGACGATGCCGCCCAGGAGCTGTAA
- the tpiA gene encoding triose-phosphate isomerase, whose product MARTPLIAGNWKMNLDHIEAIGSVQKFAFSLPEDYYDKVDVAYMVPFTDIRTIQTLVEGDKLKITYGAQDISKHESGAYTGEVSGQMLSKLGCSWAVVGHSERREYHGETDQLVAEKAAAALENGISPIVCVGEPLDVREAGTHVDYVVNQTRDSLQGLSAEQLSKTVIAYEPVWAIGTGKVASADDAQEVCAAIRGLVKELAGDEVAEGIRILYGGSVKVDSVADIVSKPDVDGGLIGGASLVGEDFAKLAANAANAVS is encoded by the coding sequence ATGGCACGTACACCACTTATTGCTGGCAACTGGAAGATGAACCTCGATCACATCGAGGCCATCGGTTCCGTTCAAAAGTTTGCCTTCTCCCTGCCGGAGGATTACTACGACAAGGTCGATGTAGCCTACATGGTTCCATTTACCGATATCCGCACCATTCAGACCCTCGTTGAGGGCGATAAGCTGAAGATCACCTACGGTGCGCAGGATATCTCCAAGCACGAATCCGGCGCCTACACCGGTGAGGTATCCGGTCAGATGCTGAGCAAACTGGGCTGCAGCTGGGCAGTCGTCGGCCACTCCGAGCGCCGCGAATACCACGGCGAAACTGACCAGCTGGTCGCTGAGAAGGCCGCAGCGGCCCTGGAGAATGGCATCAGCCCCATCGTCTGCGTGGGCGAGCCACTCGACGTGCGCGAGGCCGGCACCCACGTTGACTACGTGGTGAACCAAACCCGCGATTCCCTGCAGGGACTTAGCGCCGAGCAGCTATCCAAGACGGTTATCGCCTACGAGCCCGTGTGGGCCATCGGCACCGGCAAGGTTGCCTCCGCCGATGACGCGCAGGAAGTATGTGCTGCAATCCGCGGCTTGGTCAAGGAGCTGGCAGGCGACGAGGTCGCCGAGGGCATCCGCATCCTGTACGGCGGTTCCGTGAAGGTCGATTCCGTTGCTGATATCGTCAGCAAGCCCGACGTGGACGGTGGCCTGATTGGCGGTGCTTCCTTGGTAGGAGAGGACTTTGCCAAGCTAGCCGCCAATGCCGCTAATGCCGTTAGTTAA
- the secG gene encoding preprotein translocase subunit SecG, protein MVLALEIILLISAILMSIFVLLHKGKGGGLSSLFGGGVQSNLSGSTVVEKNLDRYTVVMVIIWLACIVGLNLIQAYAS, encoded by the coding sequence ATGGTCTTAGCACTGGAAATCATTTTGCTAATTTCAGCTATTTTGATGTCCATCTTTGTGCTTTTACACAAGGGCAAAGGCGGCGGCCTGTCTAGCCTTTTCGGCGGCGGTGTGCAATCGAACCTGTCCGGTTCGACCGTGGTGGAAAAGAACCTGGACCGCTATACCGTCGTCATGGTGATTATCTGGTTGGCCTGCATCGTTGGCCTTAACCTTATCCAGGCCTACGCTTCCTAG
- the tal gene encoding transaldolase, with amino-acid sequence MNNISELAQLGTSTWLDDLSRQRLESGNLKEIISSKSIVGVTTNPAIFATAMTSGTAYDEDLAVLKEKNASADEAVYSLAITDVQNACDLFADIYAETDGQDGRVSIEVDPRISDDAAATLKQARELWDQVDRPNAMIKIPATKGSLPAIEDALAEGISVNVTLIFSVSRYREVIAAFRAGLKRAAGNGKDVTKIHSVASFFVSRLDTEVDKRLEAIGSDEALSLRGKAGVANAQRAYALFQEELLGDNGLPEGAPVQRPLWASTGVKNPDYPATLYVTELAGPHTVNTMPEKTIDAVLQEGGFHGDTLPTAGEEAEKVFSQLESVGIDLEDVFAVLEREGVDKFVAAWNDLLDSLKQQLA; translated from the coding sequence ATGAACAACATTTCTGAACTTGCCCAATTGGGCACCTCCACGTGGCTCGATGATCTTTCGCGCCAGCGCTTGGAATCCGGAAACTTGAAGGAGATTATTTCCTCCAAGTCCATCGTGGGCGTAACCACCAACCCGGCCATCTTCGCCACCGCCATGACCAGCGGCACGGCCTATGACGAAGACCTGGCAGTCTTGAAGGAGAAGAACGCTTCGGCCGATGAAGCCGTCTACTCCCTGGCCATTACGGACGTGCAAAACGCCTGTGATCTTTTTGCCGATATTTATGCCGAGACCGACGGCCAGGATGGCCGCGTATCCATCGAGGTGGATCCGCGCATCTCCGACGATGCCGCGGCAACACTCAAGCAGGCCCGCGAACTGTGGGACCAAGTGGACCGCCCCAATGCGATGATCAAGATCCCGGCTACCAAGGGCTCCCTCCCCGCTATCGAGGATGCCTTGGCAGAGGGAATCAGCGTCAACGTCACCCTGATCTTCTCGGTCTCCCGCTACCGCGAGGTCATCGCCGCATTCCGGGCCGGGCTCAAGCGCGCGGCTGGTAACGGCAAGGACGTCACCAAGATTCACTCGGTCGCATCGTTCTTCGTCTCCCGCCTGGATACGGAAGTGGATAAGCGCTTGGAAGCTATCGGTTCCGATGAGGCCCTGTCCCTCCGCGGCAAGGCCGGCGTTGCCAACGCGCAGCGTGCCTACGCCCTCTTCCAAGAGGAATTGCTCGGTGATAACGGCCTCCCCGAAGGCGCACCTGTACAGCGTCCACTGTGGGCTTCCACCGGCGTGAAAAACCCCGACTACCCAGCAACGCTGTACGTGACCGAGCTGGCTGGCCCGCACACGGTCAATACCATGCCGGAAAAGACCATTGATGCGGTCCTGCAGGAGGGTGGATTCCACGGCGATACCCTCCCCACTGCCGGCGAAGAAGCCGAGAAGGTCTTCTCCCAGCTCGAATCGGTGGGCATCGACCTAGAAGATGTCTTTGCGGTCCTCGAGCGCGAGGGCGTGGATAAGTTCGTCGCCGCGTGGAATGACCTCCTTGATTCCCTCAAACAACAACTCGCGTAA
- the tkt gene encoding transketolase → MVERRYPDDWTDTDTRAVDTVRVLAADAVQNCGSGHPGTAMSLAPLAYTLYQRVINHDPNDVNWAGRDRFVLSVGHSSLTLYIQLFLGGFGLEMKDLQQLRTWGSLTPGHPEVHHTDGVEITTGPLGQGLASSVGMAMAARKERGLFDPEAPVGQSPFDHYVYTIASDGDLQEGVTAEASSLAGTQKLGNLIVFWDDNRISIEDDTNIAFNEDVAARYEAYGWHVQTVESGEDVVAIEEAVRNAQQETERPSFIRVKTVIGYPAPTKMNTGGVHGAALGDDEVAATKEVLGFDPEKTFHIDDEVLAHTRKLRERGAKKHAQWQEEFDAWAADNAENKALFDRMSARELPENFDAELPVWEPGDAIATRKASEATIQALAAALPEMWGGSADLAGSNNTVIKGADSFGPENITTNKWSAQPYGRNLHFGIREHAMSAIMNGIALHGNTRVYGGTFLIFSEYQYPAVRLGSLMSTDTYYVWTHDSIGLGEDGPTHQPVETLSALRAIPNLSVIRPADANETAQAWAAAMEYKAAPKGLALSRQNLPILEGTKEKARDGVRRGAYTLVAGSKDEPDVILLATGSEVQLAVEAAQQLESEGTAARVVSAPCLEWFDEQDAEYRESVLPNSVRARVSVEAGLAQSWHKYTGTFGRNVSLEHYGASAPGDELFEKFGFTSAAVADAARESIAEAQS, encoded by the coding sequence ATGGTCGAGCGCCGTTATCCGGACGACTGGACAGACACCGATACTCGCGCGGTCGACACTGTGCGCGTGCTTGCTGCCGATGCCGTCCAAAACTGCGGCTCCGGGCACCCCGGCACGGCGATGTCACTGGCTCCCCTCGCCTATACGCTCTACCAGCGCGTTATCAATCACGACCCCAATGACGTGAATTGGGCCGGCCGCGACCGCTTCGTGTTGTCTGTCGGCCACTCTTCCCTGACCCTGTACATCCAGCTTTTCTTGGGTGGGTTCGGCTTGGAGATGAAAGATCTCCAGCAGCTGCGCACCTGGGGCTCTCTCACCCCGGGCCACCCTGAGGTGCACCACACCGATGGCGTGGAGATCACCACCGGCCCGCTCGGCCAGGGTCTGGCATCTTCGGTAGGTATGGCGATGGCTGCCCGCAAGGAGCGCGGCCTCTTCGATCCTGAGGCACCGGTCGGCCAATCCCCCTTTGATCACTACGTCTACACCATTGCCTCCGACGGCGACCTGCAGGAAGGCGTTACCGCTGAGGCATCGTCTTTGGCTGGCACCCAGAAGCTGGGTAACCTGATTGTCTTCTGGGATGACAACCGGATTTCCATTGAGGATGACACCAATATCGCCTTCAATGAGGACGTCGCTGCGCGCTATGAGGCATACGGCTGGCACGTCCAGACCGTTGAATCCGGCGAGGACGTCGTTGCCATTGAAGAGGCAGTGCGCAATGCACAGCAGGAAACGGAGCGCCCCTCCTTCATCCGCGTGAAGACGGTCATTGGCTACCCTGCCCCGACCAAGATGAACACCGGGGGCGTGCACGGCGCAGCGCTTGGCGATGACGAAGTTGCCGCCACCAAGGAAGTGCTCGGCTTCGACCCGGAAAAGACCTTCCACATCGATGATGAGGTCTTGGCGCACACCCGCAAGCTGCGCGAGCGCGGCGCCAAAAAGCACGCGCAGTGGCAAGAAGAGTTCGACGCGTGGGCGGCGGACAACGCCGAGAATAAGGCGCTGTTTGACCGCATGAGCGCCCGCGAATTGCCGGAGAACTTCGATGCCGAGCTCCCCGTATGGGAGCCAGGGGATGCGATCGCCACCCGTAAGGCCTCTGAGGCGACCATCCAGGCGCTGGCCGCCGCCTTGCCGGAAATGTGGGGCGGATCGGCCGACCTGGCGGGGTCCAATAACACCGTGATTAAGGGCGCGGATTCCTTCGGCCCTGAAAACATCACCACCAATAAGTGGTCCGCGCAGCCTTATGGCCGCAACCTTCACTTTGGCATCCGCGAGCACGCGATGTCCGCCATCATGAACGGCATCGCCCTGCATGGAAATACCCGCGTATATGGCGGTACATTCCTGATCTTCTCCGAGTATCAGTACCCGGCGGTGCGCCTCGGCTCGCTGATGTCTACCGATACCTACTACGTGTGGACGCACGATTCCATTGGTTTGGGCGAGGACGGCCCTACCCACCAGCCGGTGGAGACCCTGTCGGCCTTGCGCGCTATTCCAAACCTGTCCGTCATCCGGCCTGCCGATGCCAATGAAACCGCGCAGGCTTGGGCCGCAGCGATGGAATACAAGGCAGCCCCGAAGGGCCTTGCGCTCAGCCGCCAGAACCTCCCCATCTTGGAAGGCACCAAGGAAAAGGCACGCGATGGCGTTCGCCGCGGCGCCTACACCTTGGTCGCAGGCTCCAAGGACGAGCCCGATGTCATCTTGCTGGCCACCGGCTCGGAGGTACAGCTCGCCGTGGAGGCCGCCCAGCAGCTCGAAAGCGAGGGCACGGCCGCTCGCGTGGTATCCGCGCCGTGCCTGGAGTGGTTCGACGAGCAGGACGCAGAGTACCGCGAATCGGTTCTGCCCAACAGCGTGAGGGCCCGTGTTTCCGTCGAAGCCGGCCTCGCTCAGTCCTGGCACAAGTACACCGGTACTTTCGGCCGAAACGTCTCCCTAGAGCACTATGGGGCCTCTGCGCCCGGCGATGAGCTCTTCGAAAAGTTTGGCTTTACCTCTGCTGCGGTTGCCGATGCCGCACGCGAGAGCATCGCCGAAGCCCAAAGCTAA
- the zwf gene encoding glucose-6-phosphate dehydrogenase: MTDSAAWVNPLRNAADKRLPRIAGPAGMVIFGVTGDLAFKKLLPAIYDLASRGLLPAGFTLVGYGRRDWDNADFCDYFRSAVEAGARTDFNHDVWEHLSQGIEFVQGSFDDEGFDKLSARLAELDKARGTGSNWAYYLSVPPEFFSDICHQLERVGMANSMEDSWRRVIIEKPFGHDQESARELNEIVNAVFPESAVFRIDHYLGKETVQNIMALRFANQIFEPMWNAHYIDHVQITMAEDIGLGGRAGYYDGIGAARDVIQNHLLQLLALVAMEEPSSFEPEALRAEKVKVLRATQPVHPLNKTTARGQYTAGWQGSEYVKGLREEEGFDPASTTETYAACTLEVNSRRWGGVPFYLRTGKRLGRRVTEIALVFKAAPNQPFVDGETDALGQNAVVIRVQPDEGVTMRFGSKVPGSTMEVRDVNMDFAYAEAFTEESPEAYERLILDALLDESSLFPTNEEVELSWSILDPIIDYWSKHGEPEDYKAGTWGPTTADKMLRRRGHSWRRP; the protein is encoded by the coding sequence GTGACGGACTCAGCCGCTTGGGTCAATCCCTTGCGTAATGCCGCCGATAAACGATTGCCACGCATCGCGGGCCCCGCGGGCATGGTCATCTTTGGTGTGACCGGCGATTTAGCTTTCAAAAAGCTCCTGCCGGCCATCTATGACCTTGCTAGCCGCGGTCTCTTGCCCGCTGGCTTCACGCTCGTCGGCTATGGCCGCAGGGACTGGGATAACGCGGACTTCTGCGATTATTTCCGCAGCGCGGTAGAAGCCGGTGCCCGCACTGACTTTAACCACGACGTGTGGGAGCACTTATCCCAAGGAATCGAGTTCGTGCAAGGCTCCTTCGATGATGAGGGCTTCGACAAGCTTTCTGCGCGGTTGGCCGAGCTGGATAAGGCCCGCGGCACGGGAAGCAACTGGGCATACTACCTTTCGGTGCCGCCAGAGTTTTTCTCCGATATCTGCCACCAATTGGAGCGCGTGGGCATGGCCAATTCCATGGAGGACTCGTGGCGCCGAGTGATCATCGAAAAGCCGTTTGGCCACGACCAGGAATCTGCGCGCGAGCTCAATGAGATCGTCAACGCGGTCTTCCCAGAATCTGCTGTCTTCCGCATCGATCACTACCTGGGTAAAGAGACCGTGCAAAACATCATGGCGCTGCGGTTTGCTAACCAGATTTTTGAGCCGATGTGGAACGCGCACTATATCGATCACGTGCAAATCACCATGGCCGAAGATATTGGCCTTGGCGGGCGCGCTGGCTATTATGACGGAATCGGTGCGGCGCGGGACGTCATTCAAAACCACCTCCTGCAGCTGCTCGCCCTCGTGGCAATGGAGGAGCCTTCCTCCTTCGAGCCGGAGGCGCTGCGCGCTGAAAAGGTCAAGGTGCTGCGCGCTACGCAGCCGGTCCATCCGCTCAATAAAACCACCGCCCGTGGTCAGTACACCGCCGGCTGGCAGGGCTCGGAATACGTGAAGGGCTTGCGCGAGGAGGAGGGCTTCGATCCCGCCTCCACCACAGAGACCTATGCGGCGTGCACGTTGGAGGTCAATTCGCGGCGTTGGGGAGGCGTGCCTTTCTACCTGCGCACGGGCAAGCGGCTGGGGCGTCGCGTCACCGAGATCGCCTTAGTCTTCAAGGCCGCGCCGAACCAGCCATTTGTCGATGGCGAAACCGATGCCCTTGGCCAAAACGCTGTGGTTATCCGCGTTCAGCCCGATGAGGGCGTGACCATGCGCTTTGGCTCAAAGGTGCCTGGTTCCACCATGGAAGTCCGCGATGTAAACATGGACTTCGCCTACGCCGAGGCATTCACCGAGGAATCTCCCGAGGCCTATGAGCGCCTCATCTTGGATGCCCTCCTCGATGAATCATCGCTGTTCCCCACCAATGAAGAAGTCGAACTTTCGTGGTCGATTTTGGATCCGATCATCGATTACTGGTCCAAGCATGGCGAGCCCGAAGATTATAAGGCGGGCACATGGGGGCCCACCACAGCCGATAAGATGCTGCGCCGCCGGGGTCATTCCTGGCGTCGCCCGTAG
- the gap gene encoding type I glyceraldehyde-3-phosphate dehydrogenase yields the protein MTTRVGINGFGRIGRNFFHAVNRTDNDLEIVAVNDLTDNQTLSNLLKYDSVLGRFDGEITYDDDSITVNGNRIQVFNEKDPKNLKWGELDVDLVIESTGLFTNSNDAKAHIEAGAKKVIISAPGKEVDATFVYGVNSDTYDPANHDVISAASCTTNCLAPMAKVLNDKFGVEKGLMTTVHAYTGDQRLQDAPHKDLRRARAAAVNLVPTSTGAAKAVSLVLPELEGKLDGYAMRVPVITGSATDLTFTASRDVTVEEINAALKEAAEGELKDTLAYTEDPLVSTDIVTSPHGCIFDAGMTKVSNGNLVKVLGWYDNEWGYTSQLVRMTNLVAEKL from the coding sequence GTGACTACCCGCGTAGGCATTAACGGCTTTGGCCGCATTGGTCGTAACTTCTTCCACGCAGTTAACCGGACCGACAACGACCTTGAGATCGTTGCCGTCAACGACCTGACCGATAACCAGACTCTCTCTAACCTGTTGAAGTACGACTCCGTACTGGGTCGCTTCGACGGCGAGATTACCTACGACGATGACTCCATCACCGTCAACGGCAACCGCATCCAGGTCTTCAACGAGAAGGACCCAAAGAACCTGAAGTGGGGCGAGCTGGACGTGGACCTCGTTATCGAGTCCACCGGCCTGTTCACCAACAGCAACGACGCAAAGGCTCACATTGAGGCCGGCGCCAAGAAGGTCATCATCTCTGCTCCTGGCAAGGAAGTTGACGCAACTTTCGTCTACGGTGTTAACTCCGACACTTACGACCCAGCTAACCACGACGTTATTTCCGCAGCTTCCTGCACCACCAACTGCTTGGCTCCTATGGCCAAGGTCTTGAATGATAAGTTCGGTGTGGAAAAGGGCCTGATGACCACCGTTCACGCTTATACCGGTGACCAGCGCCTGCAGGACGCTCCTCACAAGGACCTGCGCCGCGCCCGCGCCGCAGCCGTCAACCTGGTACCTACCTCCACCGGTGCAGCTAAGGCCGTCTCCTTGGTCCTGCCTGAGCTGGAAGGCAAGCTGGACGGCTACGCAATGCGTGTTCCGGTCATCACCGGTTCCGCAACGGACCTGACCTTCACCGCTTCCCGCGACGTCACCGTTGAGGAGATCAACGCCGCACTCAAGGAAGCAGCTGAAGGCGAGCTGAAGGACACCCTCGCATACACCGAGGATCCGCTGGTTTCCACCGACATCGTCACCTCCCCGCACGGCTGCATCTTCGATGCCGGCATGACCAAGGTCTCCAACGGCAACCTGGTCAAGGTGCTGGGTTGGTACGACAACGAGTGGGGCTACACCTCCCAGCTCGTCCGTATGACCAACCTGGTTGCAGAAAAGCTCTAA
- a CDS encoding phosphoglycerate kinase, whose amino-acid sequence MAFKTLDNLLEEGVEDRHILVRSDFNVPLDDDGNITDPGRITASLPTIKALVDGGAKVILSAHLGRPKGEVNSKYSLAPVAEALSEPLGQYVALANDVTGEDAHERANGLNSGDVMLVENVRFDPRETSKDEAERGEFADELVALAADNGAFVSDGFGVVHRAQTSVYDVAKRLPAYAGKLVEKELDVLSTVAKDPAHPYVVVLGGAKVSDKLGVIEALAGKADKIIIGGGMCYTLLAAKGYNVQESLLQEDQIENCKSLLERFGDKIVLPVDLTAASEFAADAETKVVELDGIPEGWMSLDIGPKSIEEFADVLADSKTVFWNGPMGVFEMEAFSKGTAGVAQAIIDATSSNGSFSVVGGGDSAASVRTLGLDEDGFSHISTGGGASLEYLEGKELPGVSVLEA is encoded by the coding sequence ATGGCTTTTAAGACCCTAGATAACCTGCTAGAAGAAGGCGTAGAGGACCGCCACATTCTGGTTCGGTCTGACTTCAACGTGCCGCTGGATGATGACGGAAATATCACCGACCCCGGCCGCATTACCGCATCTCTTCCCACCATCAAGGCTCTTGTCGATGGCGGCGCGAAGGTCATCCTTTCCGCACACCTCGGCCGCCCCAAGGGTGAGGTAAATTCCAAGTACTCCCTGGCTCCGGTCGCAGAAGCGCTGTCTGAGCCCCTAGGCCAGTACGTTGCCTTGGCCAACGACGTCACCGGCGAAGACGCCCACGAGCGCGCCAACGGACTAAATAGCGGCGATGTCATGCTGGTAGAAAATGTCCGCTTTGACCCACGCGAGACCTCTAAGGATGAGGCAGAGCGCGGCGAATTCGCCGACGAGCTCGTCGCCCTGGCTGCCGATAACGGCGCCTTCGTCTCCGACGGCTTCGGCGTTGTTCACCGCGCACAGACGTCTGTGTATGACGTCGCCAAGCGCCTGCCCGCCTACGCCGGCAAGCTGGTGGAAAAGGAATTGGACGTATTGTCCACCGTGGCCAAGGATCCAGCGCACCCTTACGTCGTCGTTCTGGGCGGTGCAAAGGTTTCCGACAAGCTGGGCGTTATCGAAGCCCTTGCCGGAAAGGCCGACAAGATCATCATCGGCGGTGGCATGTGCTACACCCTTCTGGCCGCTAAGGGCTACAACGTTCAGGAGTCTTTGTTGCAAGAGGACCAGATCGAAAACTGCAAGAGCCTGCTGGAGCGCTTCGGCGACAAGATCGTCCTTCCGGTAGACCTCACCGCCGCCAGCGAGTTCGCCGCAGACGCTGAGACCAAGGTCGTTGAGCTCGATGGTATCCCTGAGGGCTGGATGTCACTGGACATCGGACCCAAGTCCATCGAGGAATTCGCCGACGTACTGGCAGATTCCAAGACCGTATTCTGGAACGGCCCCATGGGCGTATTCGAAATGGAAGCCTTCTCCAAGGGCACCGCTGGGGTGGCGCAGGCGATTATCGATGCCACCTCCTCCAACGGTTCCTTCTCCGTCGTCGGCGGCGGCGACTCCGCAGCCTCCGTGCGCACCTTGGGCCTCGACGAGGATGGCTTCAGCCACATCTCCACCGGCGGCGGCGCATCCCTTGAATACCTCGAGGGCAAGGAGCTGCCGGGCGTTTCCGTGCTCGAGGCATAA
- a CDS encoding glucose-6-phosphate dehydrogenase assembly protein OpcA, which yields MIIPLPNTTTGEIAKKLVDAQEHYTRTTGRVLTLIVEAQEGDDLEQILSSVRDASHEHPSRVLVVVPGDPNSDTQLDAQLRVGGEAGASETVVMQLHGALADQAESVLTPLLLPDTPLVAWWPNLCPQVPSESPVGKLAQRRITNVAHKGTVGEQDLRALSHGYSPGDSDMSWASITLWRGVVASALDHHPHEKVQSVEVAGPAGHPAPNFAAGWLLDRLSVPVQRMAEETNSDYFPVTHLRFNRETTHVDVDVVDERTVRVRVPGTPDSLVSLSPRTQTEILSEELRHLDADKTYAQALRALGEVDYSKL from the coding sequence ATGATTATTCCATTGCCTAATACCACCACCGGTGAAATTGCCAAGAAGCTTGTCGATGCCCAGGAGCACTACACCCGCACCACCGGCCGGGTGCTCACCCTGATCGTGGAGGCACAAGAAGGCGACGATCTGGAACAGATCCTTTCCTCTGTGCGCGATGCCTCTCATGAGCACCCCTCCCGCGTGCTCGTCGTGGTCCCTGGAGATCCGAATTCTGATACCCAGCTCGATGCCCAGCTCCGCGTCGGTGGCGAGGCCGGTGCCTCCGAGACCGTCGTCATGCAATTGCACGGTGCGCTCGCGGATCAAGCCGAGTCCGTGCTCACACCGCTCTTGCTGCCGGATACCCCGCTGGTCGCGTGGTGGCCAAACCTGTGCCCGCAGGTTCCCTCCGAAAGCCCCGTGGGCAAGTTAGCGCAGCGCCGCATCACGAATGTGGCGCATAAAGGCACCGTGGGTGAGCAGGATCTGCGCGCGCTTTCTCATGGCTACTCCCCCGGCGATTCCGATATGTCCTGGGCCTCCATCACCTTGTGGCGCGGCGTCGTCGCATCGGCGCTCGACCATCATCCCCATGAAAAGGTGCAATCGGTAGAGGTCGCCGGCCCCGCCGGGCATCCGGCACCTAACTTCGCTGCGGGGTGGCTGCTTGACCGCCTGAGCGTCCCAGTACAGCGCATGGCCGAGGAAACCAATAGTGACTATTTCCCGGTTACCCACCTGCGCTTTAACCGGGAGACGACCCACGTGGATGTGGATGTCGTGGACGAGCGCACCGTGCGGGTGCGCGTGCCTGGCACGCCAGACTCGCTGGTTAGTTTGAGCCCGCGCACGCAAACCGAAATCCTCTCGGAGGAATTGCGGCACCTCGACGCCGATAAAACTTATGCTCAGGCGCTGCGTGCTCTGGGAGAAGTAGACTACAGTAAGCTTTAA